CTCCAAAATTTCTTAAGGCCTGTGCTCCTCCCGAGTTTTGAGTGATGTTATCTGAACCTGATGCAGTTGGGATTACTACGATGGGAGCATCCAGTCCACCTGCTAATTCCATAAATTTTTCTATAACACTATCCGGCATACGCCCTCCACCAACTATAACCAGAGAACCGTTTTCCGGACCAGTTGTCACAGCTTTTTGTGCATCAACTGGAATAGATAGAAGAAGAAAAAGAATACAGAAGAGATAGAAAGATTTCATAAAGTGCATCATTTAATTTGAGCACTAATGAAAAGGTTTATTTCGAGATTATAAAATCTTTCTTCGATTTATTTATCTATTGCAGCTGGAGAAATGGTAATGGTTCTTCCCTTTTACAAAATCGAAGGTGTGATGATGGTGATCAAATAAAAGGTGTGAAGCATAAGGCTCTGCAAAAGCAGCTCCCGTTGCAAGAAGTAATACCACGATTAACCCGGTAGTTCGCCTGCCTTTCTTTTTTGAGTTTTTTAGAATCCATGCCACCCAGGTAAGGATACCCACTATGACAATTTTAAACAGGCGTTGTTCCCAGCTTATCCATGGATTAAATCCACCAATGATCCATAGAAATAGAATAGCAGCGCCAACAAGGAAGATAGCTTTAGAGTTTTTCATGACTAGAAAATTTGTTGCAACACTCTAAGCACGAATGGAAATAAAAAAGGTTTCGCTCGGTCAGGAACGAAACCATTAATTTACGATAGGTTTTCTAACTAACTAATCTTGTTAAAGAGTGCTGTCTTTGCCTCTTTTAACACTAACAAGGCCGCAAAAATAAGTCCGGTAAGTACAGCTCTAATGGTCATTTCTGCCATAGAGATTCCGGATTCAAATCCTCCGAGTATTCCAAATAGAGTTATAGCAAGAACGATGGTGATGATGTATTTTGAAAATTCCATGATAATGATCCTCTTGTGATTTCTGATGACCGACTGTATGACGAGAGGAATCCAAAAAAAGTGACAAACAAAATCGCTTTTTTGAACGATTTTACAAGTTCTTAACAAATATCCGCCAGGCTTAACAATTACTTTTCCTTTCTCCAGAAGGCTGCAAGAATGGAACCAGTAATATTTTGGATAATGCTGAATAAGGCAGGAGCCAATCCCATTGTTGCGATCTTCCCCATTTCAACTGCGATTCCTGAAGCCAGTCCCGAGTTTTGGAGACCAACTTCAAATGCAATGGTTCTGGCTGATTTTTTATCCATTCCAAGTAGTGTACTTAATCCATACCCCAATACATAACCAATTGAGTTATGAAGAAGAACAATACCAATTAATAGGAACCCAATAGAGAGTATCGAATCTCGTCCTGACGCTGTGATAATTGCAATGATGAACGTGATGCCCGCCATTGAAAAAATGGGCATAATCTTTTCGAAGATTTTAAAACGCTCATATAAGAAATGATTGAAGATTAAGCCTCCTATGATGGGTAAGAGTACAATTTTAGTAATGCTCCAAAGCATGGCTAATGCATCAATGGGAACATAGCTACTGGCTAACAATTTCATGAGCAAAGGCGTGGAAAAAGGAGCTATAACCGTGGCACAGGCGGTAAGAGTAATGGAAAGGGCCAGGTTAGACTTGGAAATAAAGCTCATTACATTTGAAGCAAGTCCACTAGGTGATGAACCTACTAATATTACTCCTGCAGCTATTTCAGCTGGAAGGTCGGCTACCAGTACTAAAAAGAAGCCAATAACAGGCATTATTGAGAATTGACAAAGTAAACCAACCAAAATAGCCCGAGGCATTTTAATTACTCCTGCAAAATCTTTGATACTCATGGTAGTACCCATACCAAACATGATTGCCATCAATAGGGGAATAATAAGAGCGCTTAATTTGAAATCTCCCCAACTTGTAAAATGAGTGGGGAATATAAGCGCCCAAGCCACAGCGATGATTACCGAAGCGGTAAACGCGATATTTTTTACCTGGATTTTTTGGGTGTCTGCAGGATTCGACATGGCTAAATTATTGATCGCCAAGTATAAGAATCCTAACTATATAAAGAAGGTGAAAGTTAGTTTATAAGACTACCCCATAAGATTCAACGCATCATCAGTTCCCATCTTTTCATACTCTTCATCATTGGGTTCCCAGAGTTCTATCTTGTATCCATTCGGATCCATGATCCATCCAAATTTTCCGTATTCGAAGGACTCCATTTCTCCAACTACTTCTACGCCTTCTTCTCTAAGAGTAGCCAGAAGCTCTTCAAGGTTTTCAACGCGGTAATTGATCATTGCATCTTTTGTGCTTGGATTGGTATAAGTAGTATCGCTTTTAAAAATACTCCAGGCAGTGAACCCCTTTTTTGATTCATCACCTCCGTGGCGCCATTCAAAGGTTCCTCCCCATTGTCCTGTTTTTATTCCAAGGTGTTTTAAATACCATTCATTTGTGGCCTTTGGGTCATCTGCTTTCAGGAAGACTCCTCCGATTCCGGTTACTCTTCGTTTCATTGTGGTGTTGGTTTAGTGATTATTCCTAGTGTGTTGCCGGCAATGTCGTTAAACCAGGCAAAGCGTTGCCCATTGGGTAGCGCAATAGGTGGGACTTTAGTCGTTCCCCCAGCATTTTCAATGCGTTCAAGAGCTTTTTCAATATCATCAACCTGGATGTAGAACAACACATAGTGGTCAATTTCGGTAACTAATGAGGTGATGAATCCATTAATACTATCCTCATTCTTGGTATCAATGCTATCCATATTGTCTGCTTTTGCAATATTCCAGTCAAAACAAGCTTCATAAAAAGCAGAAGTTTCACTTTGGTTACTACAGCCAATCTCAAAAAAGGATATCGGATTAGTTCCAGTATTCATTTTCTTACTCACTCGTTATGTTGATCAATGAGGATTTGATTACCGTCTGGATCGGTGATGCAAAAATGACAAGGACCTTTTTCATCTTTAACCGATTCCGACTCCATAATAAAATTAATGGAGTCGTCGGCTTTTAACTCTTTATAGATACCCCTCGCATTGGTTGGATTGAAGGTGATAATGTTTTCTTCGAACATATCCTGGAATAGGCCAATCTTAACATCTTGTCTCTTCATAATTAACCATTTTTCCTCTACTGAACCATATTCGGTTAGAGCTTCAAATCCTAGTTTCTCATAAAATGCTTTTGAGCTAGCAATATCTTTTACCGCAAGCGATGTGGAGTGGGTACCTAATTCAGGGATCATAATGTTATTCGTTTTGATTAAAAGTTGTCTTATTCCAAGTCCATTGCATTCCTTTTTCACCTGATTCATCTTCGATTCGAGCTGTGAGGGAATTTTCTTCAAGTGAGTAAATAATGCGTTGAGGAAAGTCGTGCTCTAGGTTTTCAAAAACAGCTTTATTTGCAGAAACCTCTTTAAGCTTAAAAGAAGTAGAAGGTCCTCCTCCGAGACTAGCTACATAATGAATTTCGTTGTTGATTTGTACAATTCTAAGGTACTCGAAAGAACCTCTGCCATTAGCAAAAGTATCGCGGTGCAAGCCCAGCATCATACCTGCTGAAGGAGAAGTCCAAACTTCTTCCATGGTCATGCCATTATCAGAAGCTGTCCAATAACCGCTCATCCATTCCAGATCGTTTAGAGTTTGAGAGTTAACCTGTTGTGTGGAAAGAAATAGAAAAGTGATGATTAAATAGAATGTGGTTTTCATATCAGTAGTTTTGGGTTTTTGAATAGCCCAAAAGCTAAATCTCCGGGTTTGATATGTATTGGAAAAAACCGACATCACTTTTCCACAGGGCGGTTTAAGAAGAAGTTGGCCATAGTTTCTTCTTCAAAGAAATATTTGGAAGGATCCTCACCTGTAAATTCCTGGAAGTTTTTTATGAAGTGAGACTGATCATAATACCCGCTTAGATAAGCCAATTCGCTCCAGGACAGCTTTTGTTCTTTGATCAGTTTAAAGATGTAGTTAAAACGAATGATTCGGCAATAAAACTTGGGAGACAGCCCAATAAATTTCTTGAATGATCGCTCTAATTTACGCTCGCTCACATCTAATTGATCAACAATCTCAGAAACAGAAAGTACTCCGTTTCTTGTAAAAATGAGTTGAAGAACCTTATCGATTAGCTGATCGGATGTTTCTTTCGAATTGACAGAGTCTTCTAGGAATGAGCTTAGTGCTGTTATTTTTTTAGAGAAATGATCCTTTCCCAGGAGCATGCTTGAAACGGGGTCAAACTGACCAGGCAGGGTTGTCTCCAGCTCTACCACATCATCGGTTAAGGGCTCCATATTTGTACCAAAAAGGGTAGTAATTCCCTGGGGCCTGAATTTGATTCCGATCATCCCGGAGCGGCCGGTGTTTTCCAAAAGGAAATGGTTTCGTATCTGGCCGGCCAGTAACTGATTGGATTGAGCGCTCCATTCTCCTGAAATATTGATTCTGTAAGGATCTCCATAATGAAAAATGATTTCGGGAAATCCATCAGGAATAATCTTCTGCTGATGTACAGTAGTATCATCACTTTCAATTACCCAAAAACAGTCAATGAATTTGGAAAGGGAAGGCGGAGACTGAATACGCTCGTACAGCATGGATTCTCCAGCTTACCGTTTTATAGAAGTTTGATAGATTGAGATCCAGTCTTCAACAGATATTTTGGAAACTAATTCGCCCATTAAATCATAAGGAATATGCTTTGTATTCTTAAAACGAATACAGCTCTTGCCCATATCTAGTTTAGTAGGAACGAGGTTTTTATACTCTTCCTGAAACCATTTCAACAGATTTTCATCAGCATACACCCCCATATGATAGAATCCAATATGGCTTTTCTGTGATGCTATATTCAAAAAAGGAAGTGGAAGTTTTGGGTCGCAGTGGTAGCCATCAGGAAAAATGCTATGAGGCACTACATAGCCAATCATTCCATAATTGATACATTCTTCAAAGCCTTCCGGGAGATTGTCGAGTACTACCTGGCGTAGTTTGGTTACCGCATCTTTACGGTCTCCTTCTAATTGATCGATGTATTCGTCTACTGTAGTTGGTTTTGTGGCCATGGTATTAAGATTGAGTTTGAGGTTCTTTTGATGCTAAGAAGTTGGGATTTCTAAATAAGAAAGCTCCTACTAGAGAGATTATTAAGCCTACAGGAAAAATCTCAGAAAAAGTGATGGGAAGACGAAATACAGGGTTTTTATAATTTTCCATACTATTCGTCATTTGCTCTGTCAAAGCTTCAATTTCTTCATCTGTTGCTCCAGATTGTATAGACTTCTCAATTATCGATTTTGGATAATCTTCAATAAATGAATAATCGGTTACGTATAGATTTATTTCCCATACTATTACATATACGATGCTTGCGATTAATGAAATCCCCAGGCCGATTTTAAACGCAGTATTAAACTTTATCACACCCCCCAGCGTCTCATCTCTATATTTTTTTATGGCTACAAAAATCATGGAAAAGCCAATGGCCATAATTGAGAAACCAAGAGTTTGAGATGCAAAGAAAGAGTCAGCTCCAGCTCTGGCTGCATAAATTCCAAGTGTCATGCTTCCTATAATTACTGCTCCTACAATTGATCCGTAAACAAGTATTATTTTCCTCATCGTTGTTTGGTTTTGTTTATGTGTTACCGCCGACTAAGAAAAGAATTAGCAAGGCTAAATCCGTCACCCGAAAGTATGATTTTGATAAAATCATCCCAAAAGATGAGCGAAATGGTCACCTTTTGGTCATTCTGGGTTGAATGGTTCTGACTGTTACTTCTTTGTCATCCTGAGGCTACTGCCGAAGGATCAACACAACTGCGAATAGTTCGGATTGTGTGTTGATTCTTCGCTTACGCTCAGAATGACATGAAAAAGTGGTGCAGAAATCACTCAATCAACTTCAGGGACTTTGCTTTCTCTACCGCCTGGGTACGCCGCTTTACTCCCAGTTTTTCGTAAAGCTTGGAAAGATGAGTTTTTACCGTGTTGATGGATACGAAAAGTCTTCCGGCTATTTCTTGATTGGAAAGCCCTTCAGAAACCAGGATTAGTACTTCAAGTTCTCGTTCACTGATCCCAAGGTAATCCAGGGCTTTTTCATTTTTTTGAAAGGAAACGGGTTCGGTTTTTGGTTCTGTCAGTTTTTTTCCTAACCAGAGCCCAAGTCCAGTAAACAGAACCGCTATAATTAGAATGTAGAATTCAGTAGAGAGGTCACGAACAAAGAAGCGATACTCGAAATACTCCAGCAGAAACACTAAGAGAGCAAGTGCTAAACCATATAGAATAATCGTTTTCTTCATTATTTAGTAAGTATCAGGTGGAATCGTCGACATAGCCTTTAAGATGCCACTTGTTTTGGATAGACAAAAACCAGCATGTAATGAATATTCCGTTGTCTACACCAATGATTTGAAATCGGATAAGTTTTGGTTCTACCAGTTCGACTTCTTCAATAGTATTTTCTTGAAAAGTAAGGGCTTCAAATATCCAGTTTTCCTTTGAGACTAAAAGGCGATCCATTTCTGGTAAAAAATGTCCATTCTTTTGTTCGAGGAAATCGCCGGTGGCGTAAACTACTCTAACCGAATCCACAAGCCTGGATTTCTGGAAAGCCTCATCTTGGCGAAATTTTTCTAGAAAAGTCGTAAAGTCCTCATGTTGAGCTTGAGCAACTTGAGGTAAATGAAATAGAAAAGAAATAGCTATTAAGCAGATTTTTTTCATCAAAGCAGTTGATTAGGATTCAATCCTTTTAAGTCATCCACAACAAATTCACGACCTTTGCGAACCAGTTCTCCATCTAAATATACATCAGCACCGATGCACACTAAATCCCAGTGAATATTACTGGAATTCCCATTTGGAGCAATTTCATAGTCTTTGCCTAGTGTGAGGTGATTTGAGCCATAAATCTTTTCATCAAACAGGATGTCGTACATAGGACTTTCAATCACAGGGTTTGTGCCAAAGCTGAATTCGCCAAATCGGCGTGCTCCTTCATCAGTATCAAGAATGTCTTTTAAAGCTTCATTATTGGAGGATTCAAAGTCTACAACCACTCCGTTTTCTACAACCAGCTTCACAAACTCAAAAGGCTTACCCTGATACACAGATGGGGCATAAGTGATGTAGCCATTTACAGAATCGCGGATTGGTGAAGTAAAAATTTCTCCATCCGGGATATTATGTGATCCAAAGCAAGGCACCCAATTTTGGCCTTTGACTGAAAAGCTGATATCTGTTCCTTCGCCCTTTAAATGAATGACATCCGTTTTTCGTAATCGAGCTTCAAGCGGATCCATTGCCTTTTTCAGTTTTCCATAATCCACCAGGCAGGCATCGTAATAGAATTTGGTGAACTCACGCGTCGGCAGTTTTGCATTCATAGCAAAAGAAGGAGAGGGGTAGCGCATAATGCACCACTTCGTATTATTTACCCGTTCTTCGAAGTGAACGGGATGAAGAAAATGCTCAGAATAAGCTTTGTTGGCGTCTTTACTTGCCTGAGAATTTTCGTAAATATTTTCTGAAGCGCGAATTCCAATAAAAATATCCATCTGCTTCATCAAAGGTAATTGGTCTACCGAAGCCTGGTTTTTCCAAAATCCTTCATCACCTTTTTCGATCAGTAATCGTTGCGTTTCGGTATCCTCAATTTGCACAAAAGGATGCGCCTCTTTATCTCTGATCTGCTCAACCAGAGTTCTCAATAAATTGATGCCATTTAAACCTATTAGCTGCACCATTACATTTTCTCCTTTTTGGAGTTGGGTGCTGTGTTCGAGGATGAGTGTTGCTAAATCCTGATCGTTCTGTGAAATCACGGTCTATATTTTGAAGGTGAATGTTTACGATGAGAAAGTAAAAAAACCAAGATTCAATCGTGCAACTGAATCACCTGATCACACAGTTTGATTTCTTCAGGATCATTGGAAGCTATTACCACAAAGGTGCCAGCTTCATTTTGATCTTTTACAATATTCTCTACAAGTGCGTGTCCTTTTGTATCGAGATTAGAGCCAGGTTCGTCCAGGAATAGAATTTCAGGATTTCGTACCAAACTGGCGGCTAATTTAGCTCTTTGTTGCTGACCGGTTGATAAGTTTTTAAAAAGGTGGTCTCCCAGCTTATCGATCTCAACATATTCAAGAAGAGAAAGAATCGGGGCTACATCGTTTGAAAGTCCACTTACTGTTTTTAAGAATCGCAGGTTTTCAATTAAGGTGAGCTCATCGTATAAATTGATATAAGGAGCTGAGTATCCCATCAATGTCTTGGAGTTTTCCTTTGAATAATTGACTTCATCTTTACTCCAAAGAATGGTTCCTGTTTTAGGCCTGAGTAAAAAAGCCAGGCATTTTAAGAGTGTTGATTTACCGCTTCCATTAGCTCCGGAAATGCCCAGTACCCCTTTTGAGTGGGAAAAACTGAGATTATCAAAAACTTTATGCCGATTGTAGTTTTTAGAAAGCTGTTCAACCTGTAGACGAAACATGTTTAAAGGTACCAAGATCAATCCTAAGAAAAGAACAAGTTTTTAGTTTGTAAAACTTATTAGATTTCTGATTAAGCTTTATTGGAAAGGGATAGTATACATCCTATTTTTAATCCTCTATGCAGCAAATAATTGATCAAATATCTGACCATTTGGTTAGCCTGGTTACTAGTGATAAATCGGAATACACACCGAATGAATTATTGAAATCAGGTATACCATCGTTTGTAGTAGAAAGAATTCGCTTATTTCTTGAAGACAAGGTTAAGGAAGAGTTAAAGATAGAATCCAATAGCTGGTTCGATGCAGATTCAAAACTAGTAAGTCAGGCATTCGAAGATTATTTAAGATCGGCCATAAGTTCTTCTCATATCCCAAAATCAGAGCTGTATAAAGTGATCCAAACGATTATTAGTGGAATAATTATGGTATTCATTGAGCCTCGGAAGAATATGGCTGAATACCTATTTAGAGAAGATGAGGAACTGCCCATAGAGGAAGTCGAGTCCAGGTGTGCAACCTTAACGATCTACAAGCACTTCGGAACAGCCATTCCCCTATACATGAGGAAGAGAAACCTCGATACGCTCACTAAAGAACGCTGCAAGCTCCTTATTCATAAACTGGATGAGAAGTTAGTTACTTCCTATTCTGCAAATGATTGGGCTCAGAAATTAGAGCAGCTCTTTGAACTTTTTGGTGGGCAAGTCGAACCTAGACTTCTGGCCACATTTTTTGAGGATAAAGGTCTCTATGGGATGGCAAGTAAATTTGAGGGGCGAACCGACTTACTGGATAAAGCTGTATTTATAGAAATTATTTCATCAGAAGGTTTTGTGGATTTTACTTCAATCGGAAAATCTGAATCTATTGATGCTAAAAATGAAAAGCTGGCTACCGAACAGATCGAGAAAATTTCAGAAGAGGATGCCTCTGAACATAGTTTAATAGAAAGCTTTTTTGGTAATTATGAATATGTACCTGGTGATGAATCACAAGAGGATACTTCACTTGCTGATCAGTATTCCGAAGGTGGACTGTCGGACGATGAAATGTCAGAACTGCTATCAGATATAGCCAGCGAAGGAGTTATTGGGTTAAATGATTATGATGAGGGCAACTCTCTAAATGAACTATTCTCACTAGGAACGGAAGGGAAGGAGGAAGAGGGAATATTGGAAACTTCGGAAGAAATAGCAGAGAGCATTAAAAGAGACCCTAATGATGAAATTAATACCGAATTCAGGGATAACCTGATATCTATTCTTGACCAGGCCAAGACTTCTTTTGATGGAATTGAAAATACTGAAGAAGAAATGGAAGCAGTAGAAGATCTACCTGTTGATATTATTGAGGAGGAAACAGAAGAAGTCTTGGAAGTAGAATCTCCTGATCTAGCAGATACATTTGAAGAAACTCCAGAAGCAGAAGATGAAGAACAGGTTGAAGAAGGGGAGGAAAAACCCATGTGGGCTCAATTCTTGAATCAGGATCAAATGGATGTCCTGATGGGTGGGGAAAGGAGTGCAGAACGGGAACAGGAATTAGAATCGGACATTGCTGAATCCTTTGAAGAAGAAATTGAAGTGGAAGGGGCAATGGAAGAGTCATCTATTTTTGAGGAAGAAGCAGAGGTATCAGGTTCAACCGAGGTTCGGAAAGAGTTAGAGGATATACTGGAAAGCCGAAGAGACGAGTTTATCGAGGTAATCTTTAACGAATCATCCGGAGAGTATGAAGATGCACTAAACGCTCTTAGTACTTTTGAAACCTGGAAAGAAACCTCAACATTTATTCAGGAAGAAATTTTTGCAAAGAACGATGTAGACATGTTCTCAGGTGCAACCGTAGATTTTACCGATCGCATGCATCAGTACTTTAATAAACCACGGAATACATAAGGAGTTGGATGGAATCGAATGAAAAAGTAGAGCGTTTGCTCTCGCTTAGAAAAGAAGCATTAAAGGGTGGTGGAGAAGCTCGAATTGCCAAGCAGCACGAAAAGGGAAAGTTAACTGCCAGAGAGCGTATCGATTTATTAGTAGATAAAGGAAGTTTTGAAGAGATAGATGCTTTTGTAACTCATCGTAGTTCAGCTTTCGGCTTAGAGAAGCAAAAATATCTTGGAGATGGGGTGATAACCGGCTTTGGAAAAGTTCATGGCAAACCTGTGTATGTATTTAGCCAGGATTTTACCGTTTTCGGAGGCTCCCTTTCTGAAACTCATGCAGAGAAAATTTGCAAAATCATGGATCTGTCTTTGAAGAACGGAGTACCTCTTATTGGTTTGAATGATTCCGGCGGGGCAAGAATCCAGGAAGGAGTTACCTCTCTGGGAGGATATGCAGAGGTGTTTTGGAGGAATACAATGGCTTCCGGGGTAGTTCCACAAATCTCAGCTATTATGGGGCCATGTGCTGGTGGAGCGGTGTATAGTCCGGCGCTTACCGATTTTATTTTTATGGTTGAAAACACCAGCTATATGTTTGTAACTGGTCCAAATGTGGTGAAAACAGTAACCCATGAAGAGGTTACCTCGGAGGAACTTGGTGGATCGGTTACTCACAATACAAAATCAGGAGTAGCACATTTTTCAACACCAAATGATGCCGTATGCCTCCAGCAAATTCGAACCTTGATGAGTTATGTTCCTCAAAACTGTGAAGAGAAGGTTCCTGTTATTGAGAGTAAAGATCCTGACGCATCAAAAGCAGAGGCATTAGAAAATATTGTTCCTCTCAATCCAAATAAGCCTTATGACATGCATGAGGTTATTCAAGGTATTGTAGATAAAGACTCTTTCCTTGAGGTACACAAGGATTATGCAGAAAGTATAATAGTTGGTTTTGCTCGTTTAGGGGGTAAAAGTGTTGGGATTATAGCCAACCAACCACTATCAATGGCTGGAGTACTTGATATTAGATCTTCGTTGAAAGGAGCTCGCTTTGTTCGTTTCTGTGATGCCTTCAACATCCCATTGGTTGTATTTGAAGATGTTCCTGGTTTCCTTCCGGGAACTGATCAGGAGTGGGGAGGCATCATTAAACACGGAGCGAAGCTGCTTTATGCATTCTGTGAAGCCACTGTTCCTAAGATGACGGTAATCACCAGAAAAGCCTATGGTGGAGCTTATGATGTAATGAACTCCAAGCATATTCGGTCTGATTATAATGTGGCCTGGCCTACTGCCGAGATTGCAGTCATGGGAACTAAAGGAGCGGTGGAGATTATTTTCCGACGAGAAATTTCAGCTGCTGATGACCCAGAAGTCAAGCAAAAAGAATTGGAAGCACAGTATGCAGAGGAATTTGCACATCCCTATAAAGCAGCAGCAAGAGGCTTTATTGATGATGTAATTCTTCCTTCCGAAACCAGGGAAAAGCTTATTAAGATGCTGGAGGTTACTCAGCATAAAGTGGATTCAGTGCCAAAGAAAAAGCACGATAATCTGCCTTTGTAATTAAGCACTTTAAAAGTCATTCTGAGGCTGCCACCGAAGAATCTTATCTGCTTACTATCCGCTTAGATCCTTCGCAGGTATGCTTAGGATGACCAAGAAGGTTTAGAGCTTCCTCGACATTATGTAGGCATTGGTCAGCCCGTATTCCTGGTGGTCAAAAGCATCAGGAATTTCCCCGATAACTTCGAAACCCAATTCTTTCCAAAGTTTAATAGCACCTGTATTTGTCTTAACTACAATGTTAAACTGGAGGGATAAGAAGCCGATATCTCTTGCCAGGTTTATAGAAAAGATTCCAAGCTTGCGTCCAATTCCTTTTCCGCGGTGTTCTGGTTTTACCATATAAGATGCATTAGCAATATGAGAACCTAAGCCGGGCTGATTTTCAGTGAGAATAAAGGTGCCTATAATCTCACCCTCTTCTTCGGCTACATACGTCATTGTGCCGTGTTTAAACCAATAGTTGATCATTTCTTCTTTCGAAGAATCAGGGTTGAAGACATAGGTATCACCAGTTGAGATAACGGATTGAATAATTTCCCAAACCTGGTTTTGATCTTCTTTTTTTGCTTCTCTAATCTCCATTGATAATGTTATTTCCTACTTCTCTAATAACCTTTATTAGATAGTCTATATCTTCTTTTTGTTTGCGGTGATTGATAACACATGCACGGATTACAAACATTCCATTCAATCGTGTTCCGGTAATAAATACCCGACCATCTTCTTCTAAAGCAGGGATTAACCGATTATTTAACTCGACGATTTCTTCCTCCGTTTTTAGATTACCTGTAAACCTGAAACAGGAAACAGCAAGTTTAGATCGTGCTACTAACTCAAAGTCATTGGCCTCTTCTACTTTATCAGAAAGGTAGTCGGTGAGATCAATATCCTTTTGGATCATCTGTCTGATTCTTTTCATTCCATATCCTTTTACCGACATCCAGACTTTTAAAGCCCTTGCCGATCGGGATAACTGAAACGTGTGTTCGTTAAAATCTAATCTCCCTTCATCCTCAAGGCCGGTATCAAGGTAATCTGCCTTTTTGAAATAGGTGTCTTTTAGTACACTCCAATTTTTAACCAGGGTACATCCAACTCCAAAAGGGGCATACAACCATTTATGAAAATCTATGGCTACAGAATCTGCTAACTCCAGTCCTTTGTAATCTGTTTTTAAGGATTCCAGGGTTGAGGCTAGACCTCCATAAGCTCCATCTACATGAAACCATAATCCATATTTCTTAGTAATAG
This genomic window from Balneola sp. contains:
- a CDS encoding bile acid:sodium symporter family protein, with translation MSNPADTQKIQVKNIAFTASVIIAVAWALIFPTHFTSWGDFKLSALIIPLLMAIMFGMGTTMSIKDFAGVIKMPRAILVGLLCQFSIMPVIGFFLVLVADLPAEIAAGVILVGSSPSGLASNVMSFISKSNLALSITLTACATVIAPFSTPLLMKLLASSYVPIDALAMLWSITKIVLLPIIGGLIFNHFLYERFKIFEKIMPIFSMAGITFIIAIITASGRDSILSIGFLLIGIVLLHNSIGYVLGYGLSTLLGMDKKSARTIAFEVGLQNSGLASGIAVEMGKIATMGLAPALFSIIQNITGSILAAFWRKEK
- a CDS encoding VOC family protein, producing the protein MKRRVTGIGGVFLKADDPKATNEWYLKHLGIKTGQWGGTFEWRHGGDESKKGFTAWSIFKSDTTYTNPSTKDAMINYRVENLEELLATLREEGVEVVGEMESFEYGKFGWIMDPNGYKIELWEPNDEEYEKMGTDDALNLMG
- a CDS encoding VOC family protein, translated to MNTGTNPISFFEIGCSNQSETSAFYEACFDWNIAKADNMDSIDTKNEDSINGFITSLVTEIDHYVLFYIQVDDIEKALERIENAGGTTKVPPIALPNGQRFAWFNDIAGNTLGIITKPTPQ
- a CDS encoding VOC family protein yields the protein MIPELGTHSTSLAVKDIASSKAFYEKLGFEALTEYGSVEEKWLIMKRQDVKIGLFQDMFEENIITFNPTNARGIYKELKADDSINFIMESESVKDEKGPCHFCITDPDGNQILIDQHNE
- a CDS encoding AraC family transcriptional regulator — protein: MLYERIQSPPSLSKFIDCFWVIESDDTTVHQQKIIPDGFPEIIFHYGDPYRINISGEWSAQSNQLLAGQIRNHFLLENTGRSGMIGIKFRPQGITTLFGTNMEPLTDDVVELETTLPGQFDPVSSMLLGKDHFSKKITALSSFLEDSVNSKETSDQLIDKVLQLIFTRNGVLSVSEIVDQLDVSERKLERSFKKFIGLSPKFYCRIIRFNYIFKLIKEQKLSWSELAYLSGYYDQSHFIKNFQEFTGEDPSKYFFEEETMANFFLNRPVEK
- a CDS encoding DUF1801 domain-containing protein: MATKPTTVDEYIDQLEGDRKDAVTKLRQVVLDNLPEGFEECINYGMIGYVVPHSIFPDGYHCDPKLPLPFLNIASQKSHIGFYHMGVYADENLLKWFQEEYKNLVPTKLDMGKSCIRFKNTKHIPYDLMGELVSKISVEDWISIYQTSIKR
- a CDS encoding DUF4199 domain-containing protein encodes the protein MRKIILVYGSIVGAVIIGSMTLGIYAARAGADSFFASQTLGFSIMAIGFSMIFVAIKKYRDETLGGVIKFNTAFKIGLGISLIASIVYVIVWEINLYVTDYSFIEDYPKSIIEKSIQSGATDEEIEALTEQMTNSMENYKNPVFRLPITFSEIFPVGLIISLVGAFLFRNPNFLASKEPQTQS
- a CDS encoding DNA-binding response regulator, whose product is MKKTIILYGLALALLVFLLEYFEYRFFVRDLSTEFYILIIAVLFTGLGLWLGKKLTEPKTEPVSFQKNEKALDYLGISERELEVLILVSEGLSNQEIAGRLFVSINTVKTHLSKLYEKLGVKRRTQAVEKAKSLKLIE
- a CDS encoding aminopeptidase; translated protein: MISQNDQDLATLILEHSTQLQKGENVMVQLIGLNGINLLRTLVEQIRDKEAHPFVQIEDTETQRLLIEKGDEGFWKNQASVDQLPLMKQMDIFIGIRASENIYENSQASKDANKAYSEHFLHPVHFEERVNNTKWCIMRYPSPSFAMNAKLPTREFTKFYYDACLVDYGKLKKAMDPLEARLRKTDVIHLKGEGTDISFSVKGQNWVPCFGSHNIPDGEIFTSPIRDSVNGYITYAPSVYQGKPFEFVKLVVENGVVVDFESSNNEALKDILDTDEGARRFGEFSFGTNPVIESPMYDILFDEKIYGSNHLTLGKDYEIAPNGNSSNIHWDLVCIGADVYLDGELVRKGREFVVDDLKGLNPNQLL
- a CDS encoding ABC transporter ATP-binding protein; amino-acid sequence: MFRLQVEQLSKNYNRHKVFDNLSFSHSKGVLGISGANGSGKSTLLKCLAFLLRPKTGTILWSKDEVNYSKENSKTLMGYSAPYINLYDELTLIENLRFLKTVSGLSNDVAPILSLLEYVEIDKLGDHLFKNLSTGQQQRAKLAASLVRNPEILFLDEPGSNLDTKGHALVENIVKDQNEAGTFVVIASNDPEEIKLCDQVIQLHD